One Tachysurus vachellii isolate PV-2020 chromosome 5, HZAU_Pvac_v1, whole genome shotgun sequence genomic window, TTTACACAAATTGTCAACAAATCGATTCATATTATtgaaacattaactgaaacatCACACAGATCTTAAACgaatagaatcagaatcaggctTATTGCCAGGAACTGTACATGTGCAGGAGtttgtcttggtgtgttggtgcatagtaataatagagaagcataaatataagaaaggttataaaataaatacataaatgaataaaaatatataataataataataataataataataataataataatgtgtataaacaaagatttacaaaaaaaaacaaacaacgaTGTAAacaagaatagagacataaatTGTACACTAATGCAGGATGTGCAGTGACCAGtgcaaatacattaataaatatatatatttatttgtgtgtgtgtgtgtgtgtgtgtgtgtgtgtgtgtattacaactgaaagaaaaatTAACTGTACAATAGTGGAGCAGTGTGGGAAAGGAATGTGCATTATAACAGTCAGATTTGTgaacattaatgtaatgtatctGAGCAGTGGTGGGAATGGTGGGGTAGTTTATAGGAACAGGCCTGTAGCCTCAACAGTTATTTAGAATGCAGTATCAGGAAAAACATCTCATAATGGTGTAGTATTTAACAGACATAAAGAGCTAACAGTGACAGATAACAGGAATTTCCAGTATAAACACATGAAGGTTAGACTTCCTCTTCATGTCTAAGTGAAAAGGATGAAAACTTCTCTTTTGTAACAGAAATGAAAACTTAAATGTTATGTTACAGTCAAAACATATAGCACATCTGATAGGAAATATAGCTAAATAGAAACTAAGTTGTGATAGTGATTAAGTTCTAAGGAAACCTCTGAGACCTGTTTTCTGCTCATCTAACAGGAAGGGGAAGTGGTGAAAGAGGTGTCATGTGTAATGAGTGTTGATTACAATGTCAGCTTGAACACATTTCATTGGTGATTTCATATTTTAGAGAAAATATGTTTTGAGAAAATaagtatattttcattttttaatctcATTCATGTTTTGTTCAATAAACAGGTGGGTAATATGAAAATCAATACTTTGTAGTACACCAATAAGCACAATAAAAGTTTTGTGTTGTCTTGAGATGATTAGAATAAACCTAAAGACCTggttcaaatgaaataaaacactgatcacACAACCCCACACTGATCATACATACCCTGCTGTTCCGTTTGTGTAAAGCTATTTGGTTTGAAGACGTAGGAATCAACCATGCGTCAATATAGGGGACTCTGTATTGTAATTTGAATTAATCTTTTAACATCACGATCCTATGGGTCTTGTTCAGCCATCAACGTGCATAAAGACACAAAGAACAATGAGGGCCAATTATTTTTAACAATCATCCGTTTAACGTTAAGCCACATCACAGACGTTAAACTAGATATTTTCTACCCGCACAAATGGTACGTTCCGTGGGTTGCGTCATTCATTGTTTACAAACCAGCCCTAGCGGCTGCTTTTCGTTGGGCAGCGTGGTGGCTGTGGACGCCGGTGAAGTGCCCTCGTTTTCTTTCGAAACAAATTGCCGAAACGTTTAAATTTTACTTGAAAATGCCTTGTCGAAAGGAGAACTACATTCTCTTGGAGCAGTCCGTGACTGTCGATTCTAAAGAGGTGGACGCTCTTGTCACAAAAATCGGCGAGGCTCTTCAGCTGCACAACAATAGCGCTACACAGCAGACGATGTCGCGTCTCCACGGTCTGACCAGCGGtggtagcagcagcagcagcagcaacaacaacaacaacggcAAGCAGAGCAACAACAGTAACACTGCCATCGCACAGAAGAGAAATGGCTGCTGTATACGTCTTCGTAGCGGCCGAAAAGCGACCCGAGCAAGTCCATACAACATCCCCGGCTCCAGCGATCAAGAATGGGACCATTTCGGAACGTGGAAACGAAAGGGACTCGACGGGTCGAGTAACGAAGACGACCCCCATCAGCTCCTACAGGAACTCATCTTATCTGGGAACCTCATCAAAGAAGCGGTTAGACGACTTCAGTTCCCCTCCGAGTCTCAACGTGATTTCTCTAAACAAATCGACTGAAACTGTGAACCGTCACAAAGCCAACGGACAGGAGGAGAACGTCGTGGTGGATTAAATTCGTTATCTGATCACCTCAGCTAACCCAGTTAGCCCAAGAGGTCACGAACTACCACTATAACATTCACACATTATTCAGTTCACAAAGACGAACTTTATTAAAACCGCGATGTCGGTTTAAAACGGAACTGTAAGGTTGTTTCGACTGTTAGCTAGCcgtgtttttgtttgaaatgTGACTCGACGTTCTGACTCTGTCACTAGCACGCGAAGGAAGACTCTTccgaatgaaatgaaatgtaaacgGCGAGTTATTTGTCCTTAAACTCCACACGTATTGTGTTCACATTGTGTTTTGAAACGATATTCCTGTTTGCAGGCTAGTAGACCAAACGGTCGGTGCATCATGTTTGAGTAGCAAGTAAGAGGTTTAGCATCGTGCTACCTTTTGTTTACAGTCTTCTGTCGGTAGCTTGCAACGGGGATGGGCCACTGGTacttaaacacactctctcacacacacacactgaacaataAGGTACttcatttcatgtttttggACTTTCAAACTGTTTTCTACAACCACGTGGATTTCTCCATCGAAACCCAGGAACTGGTCTGTGTTTTAAAGAGAATATCGTTTTGTAATGAAAGAGGAGTGTGAGAAGATTTTTCACATCAGATTCTCGTTCTTTGAGAATTCCTGTATGGAGTTCGTCGGtttctctgctttctctctaaTGTCTGTATACTTCGTAACGAAGTCATTTTAACAGCCCTGACTTTTTTCCAGGCAGTTTGGTCTATAATAAACAcggtggattttttttcatctggCTGCTATTCGTGATTTATTCTCTTACTGGTGTGGTGGTGTGCAGGCAAACAAACTACACCTATTACTGAACTTTTTAGTGTCACAGGATGGAAACCTCAAGAGTATCACATACCTAGAAAGGTGCACATTGTACCTTTTAAAGCCTTGCTTTGAAAACTAATGGTGGTCTATTTTAGTGCCCTTACATGTTTACACTATGCCTACTTTTCTAGGTGAAAGGTACCTATAAAAGAAAagggtttattttgtttataaccCTTTTTTTCTGATAGATTATCTGTAATGAAACTGGGGTTAAGATGAGCATATGTTGTAATAAACATCAATCTACATATTCACTGATCTTCAGCCAAATGCCGTGACACACGTACTATCTGCGGACTCATTCTTCCTCTAGTTCCTGGTAATAGAAGCTTTTTCTGAAAAGCTGCCACGTGTGTAGCAACCAGCAGACTATACTTCCTCTATCAATTACCCTCCCCCTAACACTAGTCACTGCAACTGCATTACATTATTGTCTCTGTCTCATTGGGTTTAATCTGCTCTTTCTCTCATACAGATGTTTCACATTATACAATGTTTTCTTTCAATTCCCAAAAATGTTAAGCACAACATTAGTAATCAAAAATCATCAAAAACTTCAAAATCCTTCAaaaagcacagggtcagagacGTTTCAAAAAGTGATAGCGTTAAACATAAACCAAGAATCTTTAGACCACCTTAGTATAAATTACATACATTAACATTTCATGCTTGCATATGAATTTgagtttgctgtttttttctcatttaaagtAGATCTGTGCACTGATTTTTTATAGGttcttattaataattttttagtCCTTTAAGTCTTTAAGTTGAACCATAATTGAGTTGGTCTATAATATGAGATTTTTCAATAAGCAATATTTTATGATCGATTAAAGGAAAACTTTAAAATTGAATACATGctttatattctacactctgccTGAACAGCTACAGCAGTACTTGTGCCAGGTTGTAAATTATTTCACAATGTTCCCCTTTTTtaactttggttttctttcccaacatttaaatacacattCTGACAGCACAAAGCTGCACACTGCTTTTAAAAATTGTGGGAAGCAGCTATGAAACTACTGAAGACTTAATACCAGTCATCCTCTCATGAATAACTGAAAATGGTGGTCTAGTCTTGGCACAGCATACATTCCTTATGCCAAGACTTAAATCTTAAGTCATATGCTTGCAGTTAATGTTTGGAAGTATGTCCAAGTATTCATTGCCCTTTTATACAAATCTAGGACAAGTTTAGAAGAATTATGCTCAGTGCCTCATACTTCAGTGTTCTCTATCTGAAAATAGTCCCTTAGATACAGTAATTTATAGTATACCATCTCATGAATGTTTACCCAGAGCAAAGAAGGGCAGTGTAATCTCACCAAGCCAAGACCTTAATATATGTCATGATGTAGCAGGAACCATATCTGCCAAAGTAAAATGGAGGGATGAAAACCATTTTCTTCAGACTTTGGTTTGACGATGATTATGGTGGTGGTGTAGAGAGCACACTGGTGTAAAACGACTAAAGCACTGaggaaacaaatgttttttggaCACAATATTTGTATTCACTTTAAGGAGGCAAGTGGATCCAAAACTACCAATTTCTGCTGTTTAGTTTGCagtatttgtttcatttctgtattATGCTATCAAAAGCATTGTAATAGTTAATCAATCAAATGTAAGTGTCTTCATATTTCCAGTGGCTGATAGATTCGAGATTTCAGATTCAGTAATATTCTGTTATCACGCTGTTTATTTCTCCAACACCAGAGGCATTAGCTTAAAAGTTAAATAGCTTTTTTGTGTGGCTTCATGTTCTGAGGTGAATTTCCTCTTCACGTGTAGTCAAAGCCACTCTAACCTTAATTGAGGACAACTGTATTATTTTTGAATGTCAAAATTAAAGTGACTCTTGATATTTAAGGATGAATGTTTAaattgagattttcacagtagGTCGAGAGAGAGCTTTCATTAGGAAAAGAAATGTAAACTAGTGTGGCCTTATACAGAAATTAACACTTAATTTGCTCAAAATTCATTATGCTATTGTGTACTCAGCTACTGGGTTACTGATAATCATGtcaaatattaatgtaaatcgATTCCTATGGAAttattgtatactgtattttatttgcaatatttaacattatatatatatgttatacattatatatatatatactaagtagatgtgtacatgtgtttttcACCTAATGCACTAGGTTCACATTCTAgtttcatgcacacacacagatacccaCGCCTTCCCATTCTGGCTTTATTTGGAAATGGAAGTCatttttggttttaaattttgggcagaaaaataattatatttataataacataTCTGCTGATGAGGCAAAGTGCAGATCTTTCACTTAATTGTCTGTAAGTTCATACACAATTAAGTTAATGAAGACAAAATTAATACAGTGTATGTTCATGACAATTCATTTTCTCATTGgatataacatttattacactgtaGGCAGTAGAAACCCAGTGCTAGTCTAGAATATTTACTCATTTGTCTGACTGTTTGTTCTGCCAAAGCAATTAACCAGATTTCAGTAAAATCACTAAGAACTCAGTATGAAATGCAGGCTGTTGTTTGTGCTGCTTTATGGCATTTTAAGATACATAccccctgcgatggtttggcactccgtccagggtgtatcctcccttgatgcccgatgacgcctgagataggcacaggctccccgtgacccgaggtagttcggataagtggtagaaaatgaatgaatgaataatacatacCCAAACACCCTCTTATCATGCTTTAGGCTTCGATTTCCAATTATCTGTTTCTGTATTCATTTCTACTTCTTTTCTACCCAAAAGTCACTgacactatcactcactcactcactcactcattttctaccgcttatccgaattaccttgggtcactgggagcctgtgcctatctcaggcatcatcgggcatcaaggcaggatacaccctggacggagtgccaacccatcgcaggaatATTCAGTTTTCTTTCCCTTATTCTCACCTTGCAAtgatatacaataaaaatctagcatttatttatttattttgcatttaaattagGAAATGgtgatatttttaaaacaaaaaaagtaaatgtacaATATCATGACAATATAATATTCAAGATTGTTCACTGTTTCTGGGTCCCTATTTAAATATAAGCTAATTTGTCATATTGGCCATGTTATTGTGTACAAAAGCTCAGACGTTGCTCATGTCTGATCTCTTCTATAGAGACATGTGTTTAGGTGACACTCCTAAAATGGACCAATATATTTtgcacaaaataaacatttctactTTTCAGTCAGGTTGTTGTACATGCTATAATTCGAAATGaaaatttaaaattgtattaaattagaCCTCACAAATTTGCACCTCATTGTATATTATAACAGTTTAATCAAAAAGAGCAGGTCCAGGTTGTTAAATatagaaatgaattaattataatCGATATTATTAATTTCTAACGGCCATAAATTTTATTCTCCAGCAGAGGGCAATATAACATAAATCACTGCACTTCCTTTTCAATAATAACAAATGTAGGCTTATggaaaatgaagatgaagaatgGATTGCAGCTTTTCTGCATAATTCTGAATCATAGCAGTGAATTGATCACATAAATACTCCTATGATCGAAATTCTCATACTCATAAATGTATATTCACTGAAATTGgaccttcttttcttttctttacatggATCACCATAAAATGGCAGACTTTCATAACATTCCCTTTTAAACAAACTTGACAATGTGCACACCATCAGCACTTttacaggagaaaaaaataaattaattattgttattcaaATACCTAAACCAGAAAATGGTGGCACATGTGTAGGTTTAGTCTGGTGGCTGATTTAGTTTAGCCCAAttgcattaaacaaaacatgttcAAATGAGTAGATGTTCTCTTCTGCTTCTGTGTAAACCATTCatagaaaatatattatatgtcaAGATTATTTGTCTGCAGGTCATAGGTGGTTTCATGGGGCATTAACAGTTCCTATAATTCCTGCTCTAGCTCAAATTGTACCTGGAGTTCTAACAGAAATACGCcaatttctctctcattcatcacCTTCCCACATGCCAAAGGCTGTTTCTGTAAATGTCACAACAAGTAAGGCACAATAATTTTATGCATGAGCCTTATGTAAgttcaatgtttttttaacttgtcCTATATTCTGACCTAAATCACAAAATAATGATGATTAAAAATAGGAACTCAGAAAACAAGTGTTGGGAATCCCATGGATGTTATATCATAGAACAATACTTTTCTCTGATACTCTCAGAATGAAATCTAGAGCATCAAATCCGGTCTCCTGATTGTTTGATTACTGAGACATTTAAAACATGAGGAATAAATGTCCTCCATGTACTTCAGAGCGGTAGTGCTTGTTTTATCCATAATGTCTAATGTAAAGCACCAGCAGTCAGTTAGATTACTTCAACTATGTAGTGTTTCTTATTATGTAACATTGtccttaattttattattataggtCGCCTGTTATTTCCAGATTttatgattgtactgtatatcatcAATATACATCATCTCAGGCGATTGCCCGTAATGATTTAAAGGTCTGGTTAAATCGAAATCCTAAACTTCACATCACTCCTCAACTTGTTTTGAACAAGAATTATATTTCCTTCTACTTCATTTCAGTCTGGACCAGTTTCCTTTGGAAGACGtatttcctgtttgtttgtttcctagCCATGTTGCAGCAGTAGGAACAAAAGTGAGCAGACGGCTCAACTGAGCAGTCTCGAGGTAGAGGAGATTGGCTTTACTGAATTGGTACACAGATTAGAGGAGCTGGCAGTGAGTACAGGACAAAAACAAGCCGTGTTTCTAAGAATGCAACAGCGTATTGAAATGCAGAGCTCATATACAGAGTGCCACTTAACTTACAGAGACAGATTCAGATGTATGATCAGTGCCTATGTCTCATTCAAACATTAAGTTAGTTCAAATCAAGATAATCATTTTATAGCTTAAACCTGGTTCTGTGTTGACTATGCCAGTTTCAATGTacacatgtaaaaaaacaactcaaggacagtttatttacatgttgcttcaaattcatttattcattatttcatatatttcaatGTTTCATTTGTTAATGTCAAATGGGAGTGCAAATTTTTGTAGACGTGAAGCTGCTGTGTTTCTCCTTACCTCTTCACAGTTCATTACACTTCAAGGTCTAGCTGGCAGTTTTCTCTTTCAGTAATTCTGCTTGTTGCTATGCAGCTAGCTGACCCATGTTCAGCTGTATCTTCGCTTGCTAATAACAATACTGTTCCAGTTTTTGCATTAACATTTGGgactttttaaaaagaagatATTCTTCTTGCTGAAAATGTGAtacacttttttgtttctctaGCTCATAAATTGATGACCTCACCCAGTCTTGCTCTTGTTATTGTTTAGCTAAATGGAGAATTTTCTAGTCAGTGATAGATGCACTTAATGTGTCCTTCTAAAGTTGATGAGTCTGACATAGCCTTCAGTTCCACCAAAGCCTTTCTAGCTACTAGTTCTGCACGTGTCATGTTGACCCCATCATTTGTAAGTTTTGTGTCAGTTCCAGCATGGCTCATTTATAGGAACTGTCAGAAATTTTGCTACAGCCATAGCAGCAGCTGAATGACAATTGTGCCAAAGTTCTTTGACATTTTGTGCTGATATTAACCTGTGCAAAGTACTATATGATCTGACTATGTCCAGTTGGTCAATGtatacatattcattcattcaaacattcattcaaatAAACTATCTTGTAGTGAAGGCTGCATGTAGCTTTTGGTTTTGGTAGATGTATTTTAATGCTTATTTGAATGGGATCACCTTATctgcacctgagagagagagagagagagagagagagagagagagagagagagagagataccagGGGCATTGTATCATGGCTAAACTTTTTTAACAAGCAGGGCTAcgtgaagaaaagtatttcagtgcaatgtactgtatatgtgacaaataaaggcatcTTCTATGAGCACTTTTTGAGTGGTGCACAATTATTGCCACTCTGTAATGTGGCACAATATAGTATACAGTTTTCACTGTACGTGTGTTTAAGTCATATAATGTGTGCAATGTAGCTCCATGAAAGGGCTATTGTTCATTGTTGATAGCCATTACGGCTAGCTTCTATCTGGTGTTTTCATGTTCTGGCAAGTTTCAGCAAGTATGAAATGTCAGACAGTGTTTTTAGCTCTTACAATGCCAATATCCGATTCAACAACAGTTATTTCTACTAAAATTCACACAGTCCACTATATAATTTAAGCTCCCATTTTGAACTGCAAAATGCCCGCTAaccacacacaggtgcactgtGTCACCTTAACATGGAGAAAGACATAAATGTAAGTGGTACATGGCAATTGTCATTGCTCTTTTTGCTTGTGGGTTTGTGGATATTCAAGACTGGGAAGAGACTTGTAATAGTTGTGTGACAGTTAGCTTGTTTGTGATGAGCAGCATATATAGCATTACAGATGGatattaaactgtttattattaatgataaaatgAAAGCAGACAAGTAGCAGTCTTGTGGAATCTACAGAGGGATGACATATATGTATATCTTGCCCGTCTTACACAAAACGTATATCCAAGTTTGATAGTGTAgtaaatatactttataatatataagtaaTTATTATATAGTACCTAACAAATACGAATAACAGTGTCCTATTTGTGTTAAAGCCCACTATCACCACATTTGATAGTGGCAAGTTACTGTGCACAGAACATGTGAGTGAAGTGTTCTGgtattaaattaaacacaatattTTGTTGCTGATACACATCACCCGAGTGAGAAATACTTGGATAGTTTAAAAAAAGGCTATAATAAACAATGAATGTCATCTGTCCTGTGGATTTGTACTTATAATTTAAAGAAACTGGTGTGATTTGCGAGACACTATTTTGAGTATAAGTATTTCACCTTCTTCAACCTGACTAATGTGCTCTTGAATTGCCCAGTCAATCACTTGGGTGATTATACCAGTATGCAGTTTGCTTTTGCCTTGAAGTTATCCCTGCTATGGCAAGTTTATTGGATCTTTATACAGATAATACTTAAACATACTTAtgcatgtgtatttttatatagtatacatattaaaatttcacatttatttatattcaagaAATATCCAATTCCCTAACTTGTCACCAGAAAAAAATCTGCTCTTACAGTAGCTGATACACTGCTACTCTGTGCACCTTCCTTTTGTTATCACtcaatagtacactgtgtgtactgactatatgtatgagcatattgcacatgttcacatgttgatttcattatctgtttgttaattgtacatataaacaaattgtacatattgtacacacatattgtactgaCCATATGTATGAGCATACTGCAAATTTTCACATGTTGATTTcattgtttgttaattgtacatattgtacacacatattgcactgactatatgtatgagcaaattgcacattttcacgtcaactcattatctgtacaattgttctgcaatttctggagttcaCTCCTAAGAAtgtcactcaccaaggcacatgtgctgtggtgaggtgacaataaaagtgacttgacttgaattaaaACTCTTTTTTAGCACTGATTACATAGTGACAACATATTGTCCTCTGGTTGATATATtgctttgcttgttttttctcctttatgTCGCATTGGATAAAAGCGTcggctaaatgaataaatgtagcgtaatgtaaatgtaatatttggGTTGAACCAAGTGATGTGATGTATGAGTGAATTTAATAAATTTAGTTATGTAAGCACCTTCCTCTCTTAGACGTCACACATGTCTAATTAGGACCTATTGTGTGATGCTTCTGGCTCTGATCAGATAGCAGCTCTATGAGGCCACTCGAGAGGACACCTGTGAGCAAAAGGGACACAAGAGTAATTTAGTGTGCTAATGTGGGACTAAAAGAAAAGTTAATTAGTGTCATCACCAGACTCAGTCTGTGAACAATAGAATCCAGAGAGTGGACAATTGCTCATAGAAGATAAAGGATAAAAGACTCTCAGAcctattaatgtttaatttcaaACAGCACATTAAAGACATATTCCAGATTGTTCATACTTCATCCAGATTCACTGGGTGTTGTTAATGATACAGAGTATTTGTCAGATTTGTCTAACTGTTCAAAGAACAACTGTTCCTAAGTAATTACACTGAATCACTTAAAAATTTACAAAGTTACTCAGCACAAATCTGGAATAAGCAACCAGGGCATTTGAGTTCTGTAAATCTCTTATTTGGGTTGCTGGCATATGGTCTTGGCAAATGACAAGTGTTGTCCTGGAAATATGTGGACCATGAGAAAAGTCCTATATCCATTCAGGAGTTCATATAACTATACAAGATTAAATTTACTAGTGTTTAAATCAAATAAGTATTTGTAACTCAAATATTCATCTTATAATTTcaattcctttttcctttttttttttaaagaaattttggatatatctatttttctatatttcgaTATGTGATGTTTTATGTTATAATAACATTCAGTAATCGTCTACATCAATCACAAGTTACACATCAGTCTTGGCACTAAGCATTCACCAAGATATTTGAAGAAAGAGGTATTAGACTGGATCACAGACAtgagaaaatattaaatgatattataattaaaaattatttcactCTGTCTGCTGAACACCTTGAGGCATAAGCATCAATATGATCAATAAGGAGAGCCAGCACAAGGCTGCGGCTGACAATCTGCTGTTAACATTGAGACTGCACAAGAATGTAATCTTCAGGACCCTTTCGAGTTGTCTCAGGTTTTCTTTTTGTAGTCT contains:
- the gbp gene encoding glycogen synthase kinase binding protein; protein product: MPCRKENYILLEQSVTVDSKEVDALVTKIGEALQLHNNSATQQTMSRLHGLTSGGSSSSSSNNNNNGKQSNNSNTAIAQKRNGCCIRLRSGRKATRASPYNIPGSSDQEWDHFGTWKRKGLDGSSNEDDPHQLLQELILSGNLIKEAVRRLQFPSESQRDFSKQID